A window of Haliscomenobacter hydrossis DSM 1100 contains these coding sequences:
- a CDS encoding YybH family protein, which translates to MKNLLVNTFFFAALVLSAQNLQAQAPKMENAEMVKAYLKTIYTAYEKGNIEEMFSYYTQDAAEIGPDGSLTSGLAALKASWASFEKMMDAKPKFTYNLTSSRMITPDVAIVTWDSEADIKIGGQQVGGKATAVAVLVKKGTRWMIEFDGMTPVIPMPEMATTGNK; encoded by the coding sequence ATGAAAAATTTATTGGTCAACACATTCTTTTTTGCTGCATTGGTTCTTTCTGCTCAAAATTTGCAAGCCCAAGCGCCCAAAATGGAGAATGCTGAAATGGTCAAAGCTTATCTAAAAACCATTTACACGGCTTATGAAAAAGGAAACATCGAAGAAATGTTTTCTTACTACACCCAAGATGCTGCTGAGATTGGCCCTGACGGGAGTTTAACTTCTGGCTTAGCTGCCCTAAAAGCAAGTTGGGCTTCTTTTGAAAAAATGATGGATGCAAAACCAAAGTTCACTTACAACCTGACCTCCTCTCGCATGATTACCCCTGATGTAGCCATCGTCACCTGGGATTCTGAGGCAGATATTAAAATAGGGGGTCAACAAGTGGGTGGTAAAGCCACTGCTGTAGCCGTTTTGGTAAAAAAAGGCACCCGCTGGATGATTGAATTCGATGGAATGACACCTGTAATTCCTATGCCGGAAATGGCAACAACTGGCAACAAGTAA